In Trifolium pratense cultivar HEN17-A07 linkage group LG7, ARS_RC_1.1, whole genome shotgun sequence, a genomic segment contains:
- the LOC123894171 gene encoding O-fucosyltransferase 23-like, with protein sequence MEALLKLFGGTLNSITSKCMVLFVTILILRVLFFPSFDGIEWRNLVYIHNHSQPSMSSSEFGIRPFKFLVVPQLVWGLNNQKIAFARACLTARMLNRTLLMPSFSASLFYKEIELLQPISFDKVFQFKKFNALCSGFVRLGRYSDVLNRTRVLEMLKGSGRKWTLDRDLSQLKEYSKGSYDDYEVIEILGKNPFLWHDHWPLKDYAKVFECLVLIDEIRNEVEKVVSRIREVGNTRSIELQKGRSSFQPLPYVAVHMRIEIDWMIHCKKLEQRLNTDQICSSKKEIVERVRNIVIGLKKTPTVIYLAVADKLLNNSSIMEDWGEGFLPYEKKKLGVEGIYKKYSYLIQSAIDYEVCLQADIFVGNSFSTFSSLVVLERTHKMIGMSVARMCGTDVRWPSYAYNVPGESNGAMRWITNMSESSLQTISYGTNHVSNCKGHI encoded by the exons ATGGAGGCATTGTTGAAGTTATTTGGTGGAACTTTGAATTCAATAACTAGCAAATGCATGGTTTTGTTTGTTACTATTTTGATCCTAAGAGTACTTTTTTTCCCTAGCTTTGATGGAATTGAGTGGAGAAATCTTGTATATATCCACAACCACTCTCAACCATCAATGAGTTCTTCCGAATTCGGAATTAGGCCATTTAAGTTTTTAGTAGTTCCACAGCTTGTTTGGGGATTAAATAATCAGAAGATAGCGTTCGCAAGGGCTTGTCTTACTGCTAGAATGTTGAATAGAACACTTTTGATGCCTAGCTTTAGTGCATCccttttttataaagaaattgAGCTATTGCAACCAATTTCGTTCGACAAAGTATTCCAATTCAAAAAGTTTAATGCACTTTGTAGTGGTTTTGTCCGGTTAGGGCGTTATTCCGATGTCTTGAATAGAACTCGAGTGCTTGAAATGTTGAAAGGGAGTGGAAGGAAGTGGACATTGGATAGAGATTTATCACAATTGAAAGAGTATAGTAAAGGCTCTTATGATGACTATGAGGTAATTGAAATTTTAGGGAAAAACCCTTTCTTATGGCATGATCATTGGCCTTTGAAGGACTATGCAAAGGTTTTCGAGTGTTTGGTTTTGATTGATGAGATTCGTAACGAAGTGGAAAAGGTTGTGTCTAGGATTAGGGAAGTTGGAAACACCAGATCAATTGAACTGCAAAAAG GTAGGTCTTCATTTCAGCCTCTTCCATATGTTGCGGTCCATATGAGGATAGAAATTGATTGGATGATTCATTGCAAAAAGTTAGAGCAAAGATTGAACACTGATCAAATATGCAGTAGCAAGAAAGAGATAGTGGAAAGAGTTAGAAACATAGTAATTGGTTTGAAAAAAACTCCAACCGTTATTTATCTCGCGGTAGCGGATAAACTCCTTAACAATTCATCCATAATGGAAGATTGGGGAGAAGGGTTTCTTCCTTATGAGAAGAAGAAACTTGGCGTTGAAGGAATCTATAAGAAGTATTCATATCTGATTCAATCTGCAATTGACTATGAAGTTTGTTTACAAGCTGATATCTTTGTTGGAAACAGTTTCTCGACATTTTCAAGTCTTGTAGTTCTTGAAAGAACACATAAAATGATCGGAATGAGTGTCGCGAGAATGTGCGGAACCGATGTAAGATGGCC
- the LOC123896818 gene encoding E3 ubiquitin-protein ligase RSL1, producing MEDQDFLGYETFVNVEEEEEEEEEDEFCSCCEDEEHEEEEEREQDEEEEWKDTEEKVVENLKEELDEFSVRMFFKGLSITGIENSTSGFSGIGVFMERSSKFSPIRVQKRLDFYADEAMVEYLALMDGLLEALQNKIRRVYAFTDSELLYKITFEENSDMPLLMALRERILEHANNFETFDLKLIPSIDLEQPLQLAKVAMGLVTFPVTGKTSLENCSICCDDKPVPMMITLKCSHTFCSHCLRSYADGKLQCCQVPIRCPQPGCRYCISSPECKSFLPFTSYESLEKSLSEANIVQSERFYCPFPNCSVLLDPCECLSAMDGSSSQSDNSCIECPVCKRFICVECGVPWHSSMTCEEYQNLPEEERDASDITLHRLAQNKRWKRCQQCRRMIELSQGCYHMTCWCGHEFCYSCGAEYRHGQQTCQCAFWDEDSLTNTLQESEQWTWETSTIMDAYSDQERSQLALIQRFLDGGFSLSDHNPYQSPPPQCTESFVDPLKDLHQLPWLERFVSVISDNYYEDYLQ from the exons ATGGAAGATCAAGATTTTTTAGGTTATGAAACATTTGTTAATGTtgaggaggaggaagaagaagaagaagaagatgagttTTGCAGTTGTTgtgaagatgaagaacatgaagaagaagaagaaagagaacaagatgaagaagaagaatggaAAGATACTGAGGAGAAAGTGGTGGAAAATTTGAAGGAAGAACTTGATGAATTTTCAGTAAGAATGTTCTTTAAAGGATTATCAATAACTGGAATTGAAAATTCAACTTCAGGGTTTTCTGGAATTGGAGTGTTTATGGAAAGATCATCAAAATTTTCTCCTATAAGGGTGCAAAAAAGGCTTGATTTTTATGCTGATGAGGCTATGGTTGAATACTTAGCACTCATGGATGGTTTACTTGAAGCTTTGCAGAATAAGATCCGTAGAGTTTATGCCTTTACAGATTCTGAATTGTTGTATAAG ATAACATTTGAGGAAAATTCGGACATGCCGCTTTTGATGGCATTAAGAGAAAGGATTCTAGAACATGCCAATAATTTTGAAACTTTCGATCTGAAGCTTATACCAAGCATTGATCTTGAGCAGCCACTGCAGTTGGCCAAAGTAGCTATGGGACTCGTCACTTTTCCTGTGACTGGCAAAACATCACTCGAGAATTGCTCTATTTGTTGCGACGACAAGCCAGTACCAATGATGATTACCTTGAAATGTTCACACACATTCTGTTCACATTGCTTGAGATCCTATGCTGACGGTAAGCTACAATGTTGTCAAGTCCCTATAAGATGTCCTCAACCCGGATGCAGATATTGTATCTCGTCACCCGAATGCAAGTCTTTTCTTCCATTCACCTCGTATGAATCTCTTGAGAAATCCCTTTCGGAAGCAAATATTGTGCAGTCAGAAAGATTTTATTGTCCGTTTCCGAATTGCTCCGTTCTCCTTGATCCTTGCGAGTGTTTATCGGCAATGGACGGTTCATCTAGTCAGTCAGACAATTCTTGTATCGAGTGTCCTGTTTGTAAGAGGTTTATCTGTGTGGAGTGTGGTGTTCCTTGGCATTCTTCCATGACCTGTGAAGAATACCAGAATTTGCCAGAGGAGGAGAGAGATGCTTCTGACATTACATTGCATCGTCTTGCTCAGAATAAAAGGTGGAAGCGTTGTCAGCAGTGTCGTAGAATGATTGAGCTTTCTCAAGGTTGTTACCACATGACATGCTG GTGCGGTCACGAGTTCTGCTATTCTTGCGGTGCGGAGTATAGGCACGGCCAACAAACATGTCAATGTGCATTTTGGGATGAAGACAGCCTGACAAACACCCTTCAAGAATCGGAACAATGGACATGGGAGACTTCTACGATCATGGATGCATACTCAGATCAAGAACGATCACAACTCGCACTTATACAACGGTTCCTTGATGGCGGTTTTAGTCTCAGTGACCACAATCCCTACCAATCTCCTCCTCCTCAATGTACAGAATCCTTTGTAGACCCTTTGAAGGATCTTCATCAACTTCCATGGCTAGAGAGATTTGTTTCTGTGATAAGTGATAACTACTATGAAGATTACTTGCAATAA